Below is a window of Oceanibaculum nanhaiense DNA.
AACTCCGCCAGCGGCGATTTCGCTGAACGGCCGTTCAGAGTGTCAAAATCAGTGTCAAAGGGAACAAAGGGGGTTCGCGTACGAACTATCAAACCCTTTGAAAGAAAATGGTGCCCAGGGACGGAGTCGAACCGCCGACACTGCGATTTTCAGTCGCATGCTCTACCAACTGAGCTACCTGGGCTTAGCGCCTCATCGACGCTGTGGCGATTACGCTCGCCGGGCGGGATTGGCTTATAGGAAATTCCCGGATGCCTGTCCAACATTTTCCGGCACCAATTGCCGCGAAATATCATATTTGCGTTCTTGGCCCGGCGTTCTTGACCCTAGGGGATGGGCCCGCCCTGCGCCGGATCACCCCTCGCCTTCGGGCCGGCCGCTCTCCATCATCTGCCGGGCCAGCGCCTCGATGTCGGCCTCGTCCGGCTCCTCCTCCGTCGGCAGCGCGTAATTGCCGCCGAGCCAGCGCCCGAGATCGATCTGCTGGCAGCGCTTCGAGCAGAACGGCCGGAAGGTCTCGACCGCCGGCTTCTTGCAGACCGGGCAGCCGGCCTTCTTGTGCCGGCGCGGCAGGTGGTGGATTTCGGCCATGTCTCTTCCCGTGGGCTGGTCTCGTGTTTATCCGTCCGCAGATAGGCCGGGCGGGCCGATACGTCAACCGGCCCGTAACTGTGCCAGCTGATGGGCCAGCTGATGGGCCAGCGTGTCGCGGTCGCGCGGGCGGATGATCTCGACAAGCCCGCCGCGCGTATAGCCCAGCAATTGCGTATTCACCCGGTCCCCGGCCAGGGCCGCGCGCAACTCCTCGATCAGCCGGTCGCGGTCGGCGCGGCGGTCGAGCCGGGGGAAATCCACCAGGATGAGGCCGGACAGGCTGCGCAGGCGGATCTGCCGCGCCACCTCATGCACGGCTGCGAAAGCGGCCTCGCGCGGGTCACGCTCCGCCCCGTTCACATCGATGGCGACCAGCGCCTCGACCGGGTCGATGGCCAGCGCCCCGCCGCCGGGCAGCGGCACGCTGCGCTCCAGCGCGGCGGCGATCTCCTCCTCCACCCCTTCGCGCTCGAACAGCGGATCCTGGCCGCGATAGCGCACGATATGGGGCAGCAATTCCGGCCGGTGCGCCTCGCACCAGCGGGTCACGCGCGTGTGGCCGGCGAGATCGGCGCAGAGGATGTCGGTGTCCGGCGCCAGATGCGGCAGCAGCTGCTCCAGCGCCCCCGCCGGCCGGTCGATCACGACGGGCGGCTTCGCCGGCGCCGCCCGCGCCTGGATAGCGCGCCAGCGTGCGGCCAGCGCCGCCAGCTCGGCCTGGATCGTCGCAGCATCGAGGCCGGCAGCAGCGGTGCGCAGCACGATGCCTTCC
It encodes the following:
- a CDS encoding DNA gyrase inhibitor YacG; the protein is MAEIHHLPRRHKKAGCPVCKKPAVETFRPFCSKRCQQIDLGRWLGGNYALPTEEEPDEADIEALARQMMESGRPEGEG
- a CDS encoding ribonuclease E/G, producing the protein MSRAGLDGIDTLLLEVGPGLTRIALRRDGALIDLIVEAAGHESRIGWILLGRVIEVSHGLDAAFVDIGAAEPGFLPARAARLLKPEMPAGTPIARLLAEGETHLLQQVKDESAGKGSVLSADIALHSDHLVLTPRLAGVAVSRAIAGKAERARLRRAALDAAQALGLPPQEGIVLRTAAAGLDAATIQAELAALAARWRAIQARAAPAKPPVVIDRPAGALEQLLPHLAPDTDILCADLAGHTRVTRWCEAHRPELLPHIVRYRGQDPLFEREGVEEEIAAALERSVPLPGGGALAIDPVEALVAIDVNGAERDPREAAFAAVHEVARQIRLRSLSGLILVDFPRLDRRADRDRLIEELRAALAGDRVNTQLLGYTRGGLVEIIRPRDRDTLAHQLAHQLAQLRAG